Proteins encoded within one genomic window of Lysinibacillus sphaericus:
- the pknB gene encoding Stk1 family PASTA domain-containing Ser/Thr kinase: MLVGKRISDRYKIIELIGGGGMSNVYLAHDMILNRDVAIKILRYDFTNEDELHRRFQREALSVTSLTHPNIVSIYDVGDDGDLHYIVMEYVQGKTLKQYIQEFAPISPARSVHIMKQLTSAIANAHENHIIHRDIKPQNILMDAEGNVKITDFGIAMTLSATSFTQTNSVLGTVHYLSPEQARGGTATNKSDIYALGIVLYELLTGELPFSGESAVSIALKHLQSETPSVRAFDGTIPQSLENVVLKATAKDASHRYATVEEMQEDLETVLSSARINEPKFTIPIDNDATRAIPIIKEQFIRKDEDLTKTRAMEPIAQKKVEAKKPVEKVEPVKQKKKWPKYVAGLFIVVIAMFLFFLFATDLFSPKKIAVPDVTNLTVEDATKKLQEAGFVVAEQKEERNSEDIEKGKVIETDPEKDAKRVKGTEIELIVSLGVETVKIDDYTGQQISQVEALLKDKLIIQKNYVHSKLPEGQIIEQDPQEGAEIIAKDATITFTISQGVKMITVDSVANYTKAQMDDYVKRVGLKWRTVREEYNDTVPAGSVISQTPKPGTSLMEGDTIAVVLSKGPAEKPVKTFIKNVLIPYEPTEEGAEQVIRIEIQDKNHTMVKAFDEFTITSDQQYKIQLVIVEGEEAAYKIIRDSEIIESDSFNYDDVK; the protein is encoded by the coding sequence ATGCTTGTAGGAAAACGAATTAGTGACCGCTATAAAATTATAGAACTCATTGGTGGCGGAGGCATGTCCAATGTATACTTGGCGCATGATATGATATTAAATAGGGACGTAGCGATAAAAATATTACGCTATGATTTTACCAATGAGGATGAATTACATCGACGTTTTCAACGTGAGGCACTTTCAGTTACAAGCCTTACACATCCGAATATTGTTAGTATTTATGATGTAGGTGATGATGGAGACTTACATTATATCGTCATGGAATATGTTCAAGGAAAGACGTTAAAGCAGTACATACAGGAATTTGCACCGATTTCTCCTGCTCGAAGTGTGCATATTATGAAGCAATTAACGTCAGCGATTGCCAATGCCCATGAAAATCATATTATTCACCGTGACATTAAACCGCAAAATATTTTAATGGATGCGGAAGGAAATGTGAAAATAACGGATTTTGGAATAGCTATGACGCTAAGTGCCACATCTTTCACCCAAACAAACTCTGTGTTGGGCACTGTCCATTATTTATCACCAGAGCAAGCACGTGGTGGAACGGCAACAAATAAATCAGATATTTATGCGCTTGGAATTGTCTTGTATGAATTACTTACTGGCGAATTGCCGTTTTCTGGTGAGTCCGCTGTTTCAATTGCCCTTAAACATTTGCAATCAGAGACACCATCTGTTCGAGCATTTGATGGTACCATTCCACAAAGTCTTGAAAATGTCGTTTTAAAGGCCACTGCAAAAGATGCATCCCATCGCTATGCTACGGTAGAAGAAATGCAAGAGGACTTGGAAACAGTATTATCATCAGCTCGTATCAATGAACCAAAATTTACAATTCCTATTGATAATGATGCGACAAGAGCCATCCCAATCATTAAAGAACAGTTTATCCGAAAAGATGAAGATTTGACTAAAACAAGAGCAATGGAACCTATCGCACAAAAGAAGGTAGAAGCGAAAAAGCCTGTTGAAAAAGTAGAGCCGGTCAAACAAAAGAAAAAGTGGCCAAAGTATGTGGCAGGGTTATTCATCGTCGTGATTGCGATGTTCCTTTTCTTTTTATTTGCAACAGATTTATTTAGTCCGAAAAAAATTGCCGTACCTGATGTGACCAATTTAACGGTAGAAGATGCGACAAAGAAATTACAAGAAGCTGGCTTTGTTGTTGCCGAACAAAAAGAAGAGCGAAATTCTGAAGATATTGAGAAGGGCAAAGTCATTGAAACCGATCCAGAAAAAGATGCGAAGCGTGTTAAAGGAACTGAAATCGAATTAATAGTTAGTCTTGGTGTCGAAACAGTTAAAATTGATGACTATACTGGACAACAAATTAGTCAAGTTGAGGCTTTGTTAAAGGATAAGTTAATCATCCAAAAAAATTATGTACATTCCAAACTGCCTGAAGGGCAAATTATTGAGCAAGATCCGCAAGAAGGAGCAGAAATAATCGCTAAAGATGCAACGATTACTTTTACGATTAGCCAAGGTGTAAAAATGATAACAGTTGATAGTGTAGCGAATTATACGAAAGCTCAAATGGATGATTACGTAAAAAGAGTAGGGCTGAAATGGCGCACTGTTCGCGAAGAGTATAATGATACTGTTCCAGCAGGTAGTGTAATTTCGCAAACGCCAAAACCAGGTACCAGCTTAATGGAAGGCGATACAATTGCAGTTGTTTTAAGTAAAGGACCTGCAGAAAAACCAGTGAAAACATTTATTAAAAATGTTTTAATTCCATATGAGCCGACTGAAGAAGGCGCTGAACAAGTAATCCGCATTGAAATTCAAGATAAAAATCATACAATGGTGAAAGCTTTTGATGAATTCACCATTACTAGTGACCAACAATACAAAATACAACTTGTCATTGTAGAAGGCGAAGAAGCGGCTTATAAAATTATCCGTGATTCAGAAATTATTGAGTCGGATAGTTTTAATTACGATGATGTTAAATAA
- a CDS encoding Stp1/IreP family PP2C-type Ser/Thr phosphatase → MKYTVESDIGLKRAINEDRAAFFKRPDGLALALVADGMGGHNAGDVASDMAMKQMETVFLQAEAHHFATMTSKKEWLRQAVKLLNTNIFNYSLSHEDCKGMGTTFIAVLIEGNYCFIAHVGDSRVYYFFDDGAQQITRDHSYVNVLLENGEISEEEALTHPKKNFILKAVGTEETIEPDFYEVELAPKSYLLICSDGLSNKLSVYEMASIITYPDVIEEKGRKLVELANASGGEDNISLVLLTRQDEEV, encoded by the coding sequence ATGAAATACACAGTCGAAAGTGATATTGGTTTAAAACGAGCAATTAATGAAGATCGCGCTGCATTTTTTAAACGTCCAGATGGCCTCGCACTCGCACTTGTGGCCGATGGCATGGGTGGTCATAATGCTGGCGATGTAGCGAGTGATATGGCAATGAAACAGATGGAAACGGTATTTTTACAAGCAGAGGCACATCATTTTGCAACTATGACATCAAAAAAAGAATGGTTACGACAAGCAGTTAAGCTTTTAAATACAAATATATTCAACTATTCTTTATCACATGAAGACTGTAAAGGAATGGGGACGACGTTTATCGCCGTGTTAATTGAAGGGAATTATTGCTTCATTGCACATGTAGGTGATAGTCGCGTGTATTATTTCTTTGATGATGGCGCACAACAAATAACAAGAGATCACTCCTATGTTAATGTTCTGCTTGAAAATGGTGAAATTAGCGAAGAGGAAGCATTGACGCATCCGAAGAAAAATTTCATTTTAAAAGCTGTTGGAACAGAGGAAACTATTGAACCAGACTTTTATGAAGTAGAGCTAGCGCCAAAATCGTATTTACTCATTTGTTCTGACGGTTTAAGTAATAAACTATCAGTGTATGAAATGGCATCTATCATAACCTATCCAGATGTAATTGAAGAAAAAGGGCGAAAGCTTGTGGAACTAGCAAATGCAAGCGGGGGGGAAGACAATATCTCCCTCGTGTTACTCACAAGGCAAGATGAGGAGGTGTAA